One Maribacter cobaltidurans genomic window carries:
- a CDS encoding NAD(P)-dependent alcohol dehydrogenase has product MKAVVYIKYGSPDVLKLVNVEKPQPKGNEMLVKIIATTVTSGDVRLRSSDFPLLVWFPVRLMFGLFRPKKEILGHEFSGIVETIGKDVTEYKVGDEIFATPTMLNTGSYVEYICIPENRKKGVLGLKPKNLSFNEAAALPIGGMTALFLLNKAKLDKGQKVLIYGASGSVGSYAIQIAKEQADEVAAVCSSSNFDMVKSLGADRAIDYKKDDYSLLNDKFDIVFDAVGKTSKSKAKKILKQGGRFVSVKSLTRPTQEHLNKLKELAEKQKIKPYIDKCFQLSEIKAAHKYVDAGGKKGNVVIEIID; this is encoded by the coding sequence ATGAAAGCAGTAGTTTACATCAAATATGGCTCGCCAGATGTCTTAAAGTTGGTAAATGTCGAAAAGCCTCAACCGAAGGGCAATGAGATGCTTGTTAAAATAATTGCAACTACTGTAACTTCTGGTGATGTAAGGCTGCGTAGTTCAGATTTTCCGCTATTGGTTTGGTTTCCTGTCAGATTAATGTTTGGGTTATTTAGGCCAAAAAAGGAAATACTGGGACATGAATTTTCAGGCATTGTAGAAACTATCGGAAAAGATGTTACTGAATACAAAGTTGGAGATGAAATTTTCGCTACGCCTACAATGCTTAATACAGGCTCTTATGTAGAATATATCTGTATTCCGGAAAACAGAAAAAAAGGTGTACTTGGCTTGAAACCTAAAAATCTGAGCTTCAATGAAGCTGCTGCTTTGCCAATAGGAGGAATGACTGCTTTGTTTTTACTCAATAAAGCTAAACTAGATAAAGGACAAAAAGTGCTAATTTATGGTGCTTCAGGAAGTGTAGGAAGCTATGCTATACAAATTGCCAAAGAACAAGCTGATGAGGTGGCGGCTGTTTGTAGTAGTTCCAATTTTGATATGGTAAAATCACTTGGAGCAGACAGGGCTATTGATTACAAGAAAGACGATTATTCCTTGCTCAATGATAAATTCGATATTGTTTTTGATGCGGTGGGAAAAACTTCCAAATCGAAAGCAAAAAAAATCTTAAAACAAGGAGGTCGCTTCGTTTCAGTAAAGTCGCTTACAAGACCGACTCAAGAACATTTGAATAAACTAAAAGAACTTGCTGAAAAGCAAAAAATAAAACCTTATATAGACAAATGTTTCCAGCTCTCAGAAATTAAAGCGGCACATAAATATGTTGATGCGGGAGGGAAAAAAGGAAATGTGGTCATTGAAATAATTGACTAA
- a CDS encoding GNAT family N-acetyltransferase: protein MKLRTASIQDLDLVQYWDTKQHVIDCDPDDEWDWEKELNRNPEWREQLIAEVNGEPIGFIQIIDPLLEDTHYWGEVEPNKRAIDIWLGEEHNLNKGYGTKMMNLAIEKCFENELVDGILIDPLKTNTNAQRFYERLGFEFVEERDFDGTTCIVYELKRIKPAGNKVSYEMP, encoded by the coding sequence TTGAAATTAAGAACAGCATCAATACAAGACCTAGATTTGGTCCAATATTGGGACACGAAACAGCACGTGATTGACTGTGACCCTGATGATGAGTGGGATTGGGAAAAAGAACTTAACCGAAATCCTGAATGGAGGGAACAACTGATAGCTGAAGTAAACGGAGAACCAATCGGATTTATACAAATAATTGACCCTCTATTGGAGGACACTCATTATTGGGGGGAAGTTGAACCGAACAAAAGAGCTATTGATATTTGGCTTGGAGAAGAACATAATCTGAATAAGGGCTACGGAACAAAAATGATGAATCTCGCTATTGAGAAATGTTTTGAAAACGAATTGGTGGATGGAATTTTAATTGACCCGCTGAAAACCAATACGAATGCTCAAAGATTTTATGAAAGACTAGGATTTGAATTTGTTGAAGAAAGGGACTTTGATGGTACAACGTGTATCGTATATGAATTAAAAAGAATAAAACCAGCAGGTAACAAGGTATCCTATGAAATGCCCTAG
- a CDS encoding alpha/beta hydrolase, with protein sequence MKKITFVISYILLLGIQTTFGQSKKDIIIGSRFIIKSNILDEERTCLISLPDTYHDSSETAKKYPIIILLDGYTHFKTASGIVHFMSSNRNRNNLMPESIIVAIENVDRERDFTFTKIKTKRPNTMGGGRNFLNFIEKELLPYIDKNYRTEPFRVLVGHSLGGLLTLNSYMDENSVFNAYISIDPSIWWNEEMMKNKVDSISPISLNKKLYIATANQGDANYERNKKRHDSLYAFIANKSDKPLNVEIEYFEKENHRSVPLIALFEGFKYIYQED encoded by the coding sequence ATGAAAAAAATTACATTCGTAATTTCATATATTCTTCTTTTAGGAATACAAACCACATTCGGACAGAGTAAAAAAGATATTATAATAGGAAGTAGGTTTATTATTAAATCTAATATTTTAGACGAAGAAAGAACTTGTTTGATAAGTCTTCCTGATACATACCATGATTCATCTGAAACGGCTAAAAAATATCCAATCATCATATTATTAGATGGATATACCCATTTTAAAACAGCATCTGGAATAGTTCATTTTATGAGTTCCAATAGGAATCGAAACAATTTAATGCCAGAAAGTATTATTGTAGCCATAGAGAATGTTGACCGTGAAAGAGATTTTACCTTTACAAAAATTAAGACCAAACGACCTAATACTATGGGAGGTGGAAGGAATTTTTTGAATTTTATTGAGAAGGAACTACTACCATATATTGATAAAAATTATAGAACAGAACCGTTTAGAGTTCTTGTTGGCCACTCTTTAGGTGGTCTGCTTACACTTAATTCGTATATGGACGAAAATAGCGTATTCAATGCTTATATTTCTATAGACCCAAGTATTTGGTGGAATGAAGAAATGATGAAAAACAAGGTTGATTCCATTTCCCCAATATCATTGAATAAAAAACTTTATATAGCTACCGCCAATCAAGGGGACGCCAATTACGAGAGGAATAAAAAAAGACACGACTCCCTATATGCTTTTATAGCAAATAAATCAGATAAACCGCTAAATGTAGAAATAGAGTATTTTGAAAAAGAAAACCATCGCTCTGTTCCATTAATAGCTTTGTTCGAAGGATTCAAATATATTTATCAAGAGGATTGA
- a CDS encoding DUF1330 domain-containing protein, producing MIHITQLIYVKKGKEEIFHEFEEIAIPTILKYNGRLTLRIRPNDNAIIESNIKVPYGIHLVEFESQEDFDNFMLDEERKKFLHLKDESIESAILIQGVQLN from the coding sequence ATGATACACATAACCCAATTGATTTATGTAAAAAAGGGGAAAGAAGAGATATTTCACGAATTTGAAGAAATAGCAATTCCTACCATTTTAAAATACAATGGACGACTCACGCTACGAATTCGACCAAATGATAATGCCATAATTGAAAGTAATATTAAAGTTCCTTACGGAATTCATTTAGTGGAATTTGAAAGTCAGGAGGATTTTGACAATTTTATGTTGGATGAGGAACGGAAAAAATTTCTTCATTTGAAGGACGAATCAATCGAATCCGCTATTTTGATTCAAGGCGTTCAGTTAAATTAA